A window of Planctomycetota bacterium contains these coding sequences:
- a CDS encoding prepilin-type N-terminal cleavage/methylation domain-containing protein, translating to MRRFAFTLVELLVVISIIALLISILLPALHKARTQAKRVRESSNTHQLITTIHFYAQDAKGELPRGYVSGQSLAWTYKKSFQTMHDIYGLPLDVDAFGCSSWSSINPDPTWWYTGSMWHTPWIYWGGRPDETTYKMITRLTDAGLKTSDTLTTCFSRLGGAYASWFPHIDAYHDIGQTFNATPEKPTVMCVGFIDGAAMWKPFTELDFIPDGAGAKFYYARTR from the coding sequence ATGCGCCGTTTCGCCTTTACCCTTGTCGAACTCCTCGTCGTCATCAGCATCATCGCGCTGCTGATTTCCATCCTTCTGCCCGCGCTTCACAAAGCGCGCACGCAGGCCAAGCGCGTCCGCGAGTCGAGCAACACGCATCAGCTCATCACGACCATCCACTTCTACGCCCAGGACGCCAAGGGCGAACTGCCGCGCGGTTATGTCAGCGGGCAGTCGCTGGCGTGGACCTACAAGAAATCGTTTCAGACGATGCACGACATCTACGGCCTGCCGCTCGATGTCGATGCCTTCGGCTGCTCGTCGTGGTCGAGCATCAACCCCGATCCGACATGGTGGTACACCGGCAGCATGTGGCATACGCCTTGGATCTATTGGGGCGGGCGACCTGACGAGACGACCTACAAGATGATCACGCGCCTCACCGATGCGGGGCTCAAAACGTCCGACACGCTCACGACCTGCTTCTCGCGCCTTGGCGGGGCGTACGCCTCGTGGTTTCCGCACATCGACGCCTACCACGACATCGGTCAGACGTTCAACGCCACCCCCGAAAAACCCACGGTCATGTGCGTCGGCTTTATCGACGGCGCGGCCATGTGGAAGCCCTTCACGGAACTGGATTTCATCCCCGACGGCGCCGGCGCGAAGTTTTATTACGCACGAACGCGCTGA
- a CDS encoding sigma-70 family RNA polymerase sigma factor — protein MNQNDLRPQLVALMTAHQRSIYGYIVSLLGSQAEADDVLQNTYLAIWRKADEFHGRGQFMTWACRIAHFEVLAHRKKARRGATVGFDGPMLDKIAAAAQDVLAGADGRVSALRECMHELDDPAARLLQMRYGQDLTPQQISEQAGRQNAGAIRVALFRIRKTLLDCIRGKLAEEAVE, from the coding sequence ATGAATCAGAACGATCTTAGGCCGCAACTTGTCGCATTGATGACCGCGCATCAGCGGTCGATCTATGGGTACATCGTCTCGCTGCTCGGCTCGCAGGCGGAGGCGGACGATGTGCTGCAGAACACTTATCTGGCGATCTGGCGGAAGGCGGACGAGTTTCACGGGCGCGGGCAGTTCATGACGTGGGCCTGCCGCATCGCGCACTTTGAGGTGCTGGCACATCGCAAGAAGGCGCGGCGCGGAGCGACGGTCGGGTTCGACGGGCCGATGCTCGACAAGATCGCGGCGGCGGCGCAGGATGTGCTCGCCGGTGCGGACGGGCGCGTGTCGGCCCTGCGCGAGTGCATGCACGAACTGGACGATCCCGCCGCTCGCCTGCTTCAGATGCGCTACGGCCAGGACCTCACGCCCCAGCAAATTTCCGAGCAGGCGGGGCGGCAGAACGCCGGGGCGATCCGCGTCGCGCTGTTCCGCATTCGCAAAACGCTGCTCGACTGCATCCGAGGCAAACTGGCCGAGGAGGCGGTCGAGTGA